CCCAGGCCGCCAATCTGCTTGCCGAGCTCTTTGATCTGGAGATCGGTTTGCTTCAACTGCCGATCGGTTGCTTTCATTTGTCGATCTGTCTCCTTCATTTGTCGATCTGTCTCCTTCATTTGTCGATCTGTCTCCTTCATTTGT
This genomic stretch from Verrucomicrobiota bacterium harbors:
- a CDS encoding DUF3782 domain-containing protein, giving the protein MTDKQLKELVASLAVAQKETDRQMKETDRQMKETDRQMKETDRQMKETDRQMKATDRQLKQTDLQIKELGKQIGGLG